A region from the Vanessa tameamea isolate UH-Manoa-2023 chromosome 3, ilVanTame1 primary haplotype, whole genome shotgun sequence genome encodes:
- the LOC113397161 gene encoding ubiquitin carboxyl-terminal hydrolase 46, producing MSICQDLGLNFQQRMGANISQLERDIGSEQFPPNEHYFGLVNFGNTCYSNSVLQALYFCRPFRDKVLEYKAKNKRTKETLLTCLADLFYSIATQKKKVGSIAPKKFIARLRKEKEEFDNYMQQDAHEFLNFLINHINEIILAERNQSTLKLQKPDGNKEGITCNGSVPQNTEPTWVHEIFQGTLTSETRCLNCETVSSKDEHFFDLQVDVDQNTSITHCLKCFSDTETLCNDNKFKCDNCSSYQEAQKRMRVKKLPLILALHLKRFKYMEQYNRHIKVSHRVVFPLELRLFNTSDDAVNPDRLYDLVAVVVHCGSGPNRGHYISIVKSHGFWLLFDDDMVDKIDASAIEDFYGLTSDIQKSSETGYILFYQSRDASC from the exons ATGTCAATATGTCAGGATCTCGGCCTTAATTTCCAACAGAGAATG GGCGCAAATATATCACAACTAGAGAGAGATATTGGGTCAGAGCAGTTTCCGCCAAACGAACATTACTTTGGTTTAGTTAAT TTTGGTAATACATGTTATAGTAATTCAGTTCTGCAAGCTTTATACTTCTGTCGACCATTTAGAGACAAAGTTCTAGAATATAAGGCGAAAAACAAGAGAACTAAGGAAACATTGCTGACATGCCTTGCAGACTTATTTTATAGCATAGCAACACAAAAAAAGAAAGTAGGATCAATTGCACCTAAAAAATTTATCGCTAGACTGAGGAAAGAAAAAG aGGAATTTGATAATTACATGCAACAAGATGCTCAtgaatttcttaattttctcataaatcatataaatgaaattattctag cTGAAAGAAATCAAAGCACGCTTAAACTACAAAAGCCGGACGGCAACAAGGAGGGTATAACGTGTAACGGAAGTGTGCCGCAGAACACGGAACCGACTTGGGTGCACGAAATCTTCCAAGGCACGCTCACAAGTGAAACGCGATGTTTGAATTGTGAAACAGTTAGTAGTAAGGACGAACACTTCTTTGACTTGCAG GTTGATGTCGACCAAAACACGAGCATTACCCACTGTCTAAAGTGCTTCAGCGACACAGAGACGCTTTGCAATGACAACAAGTTTAAGTGTGACAACTGCAGCAGCTACCAGGAGGCGCAGAAGCGCATGCGCGTAAAGAAATTACCCCTAATACTGGCGCTACATCTTAAGAGATTCAAGTACATGGAACAGTACAATCGGCACATCAAAGTATCCCACAGAGTCGTTTTCCCCTTGGAACTGAGGTTGTTTAATACG TCGGACGACGCCGTGAACCCGGACCGTCTGTACGACTTGGTGGCGGTGGTGGTGCACTGCGGGTCGGGGCCCAACCGCGGACACTACATCAGCATCGTCAAGAGCCACGGCTTCTGGCTGCTCTTCGACGACGATATGGTGGAT AAAATTGATGCATCAGCTATAGAAGACTTCTACGGCCTAACTTCAGATATACAAAAGTCATCTGAAACAggatatatacttttttatcaatCTAGAGATGCTAGTTGTTAA